The Cylindrospermum stagnale PCC 7417 genome segment GAGGATTACTCCCTCAATCACTGCGAAAATTAAAAGCCATGCAACGAGAAAAACCAAAACAACAAATGCGTATATGGGCGATGTTGTGTCATCTCTCAGCGCTTTTAGCATGGATAATCTTGTGTTGTTTTATTTTTCTCGGTTTGCCGTTATTTTTACCAGTAAATCTTTTGCCACCATTGATGATTTGGCAATTAAAAAAAGCACAATACCCCTGGATTGATCTTCAAGGTAAAGAGGCTTTGAACTTTCAAATCTCATTGACGTTTTATACTTTTATTATCATCATAATCTCTTTGTTTTTTATGGTAACCAGTTTTGGTCTTGCAGTGACTAGCAATCAGGCATCAAATCATGTAAATACCACCTTAGATAGTTTACTAATTGTGTTCATGATGTTTATTTTATTCATCCTGTCAGTACAATTATTTCTGGTGACCTTTGCAGGCATCAAAGCATACAATGGAGAGCATTATCGATATCCTTTGACGATTCGAGTTTTGCGGTAAAAATCAAATTAAGTATATAGACGGAGATATTATGATTGGAGTGGCAATTGTCGGCACCGGATTTGGTCAAAAAGTCCACATTCCCGGATTTCAAGCACATCCTCAAACCGAGGTAGTTGCCGTTTATCATCGAGATATTAATCAAGCTAGAGCCATAGCAGCAGCGCATCATATCCCCCACGCCTGCGATCGCCTTGCAGACATTGTTGCTTTGCCAGCAGTGCAAGCAGTCAGCATCTCTACACCGCCATTTCTGCATGATGAAATGGCAAAAACAGTGCTGCAAGCTGGGAAACATTTATTACTCGAAAAACCGACAACTTTAAATGCCACTGAGTCCAAAGAACTTTATCAGTTAGCTAAAAAACAAGGCGTCTTAGCCGCTGTAGACTTTGAATTTCGCTTTGTCCCAGGGTGGCAATTTTTTGCTCAACTGTTGTCAACAGATTATCTAGGTGAGTTGCGCTTAATTAAAATTGATTGGTTTGGTTCCTCTCGTGCAGATGCTTCCCGCCCTTGGAATTGGTATTCTGAGCAAGATAAGGGCGGTGGTGCATTGGGGTCTTTGGGTTCCCATGCCTTTGATTACATTCACTGGCTATTTGGCCCAGTACGCAGATTAAACGCCCATTTGAGTACTGCCATTCCAGCGAGAATTAACCCAGCTACCGGGGAATTAAAGCCAGTGGAGACAGACGACACCTGTATGTTATCGCTGGAATTGACAAATGGTACACCTTGCCAAGTTGCTATCAGTGCAGCGGTATATGCATCGAGAACCCATTGGATAGAAGTATATGGCGATCGCGGGACGTTAATTTTAGGCAGTGAAAATCAAAAAGATTATATACATGGATTTCGGGTTTGGGGGAACAAGCCTGGTAAACCCCTGACGGAAATCGAAATCCCCCAGGAGTTACTGTTTCCGCAAAATTATGCTGATGGACGAATTTCTGCATTTATCCGCGTTGTCGATCAATGGGTGCAGGGAATCGAAACTCACCAGGAAATTACACCATCCCTGCGCGAAGGAGTTTATTCCCAGTTGTTGATGGATTTATCCCATGAATCTCATAAAACAGCAAGCTGGGTAGATGTACCCAATTTGGCAGAATTTCTGGACTAGCGGCGCTGAAATTCCACCTCTTTTTCCAAAAGCTTAATATCGTAGTTACCAAAAAAATCGTGCCCCAATAATCCAATACCTGCTTTTGGGGCGATCGCAACTTTCAGATTTTTGGCGACAACAGCACCAACCGCCATCGATTTTATTTG includes the following:
- a CDS encoding DUF4870 domain-containing protein — its product is MQREKPKQQMRIWAMLCHLSALLAWIILCCFIFLGLPLFLPVNLLPPLMIWQLKKAQYPWIDLQGKEALNFQISLTFYTFIIIIISLFFMVTSFGLAVTSNQASNHVNTTLDSLLIVFMMFILFILSVQLFLVTFAGIKAYNGEHYRYPLTIRVLR
- a CDS encoding Gfo/Idh/MocA family protein encodes the protein MIGVAIVGTGFGQKVHIPGFQAHPQTEVVAVYHRDINQARAIAAAHHIPHACDRLADIVALPAVQAVSISTPPFLHDEMAKTVLQAGKHLLLEKPTTLNATESKELYQLAKKQGVLAAVDFEFRFVPGWQFFAQLLSTDYLGELRLIKIDWFGSSRADASRPWNWYSEQDKGGGALGSLGSHAFDYIHWLFGPVRRLNAHLSTAIPARINPATGELKPVETDDTCMLSLELTNGTPCQVAISAAVYASRTHWIEVYGDRGTLILGSENQKDYIHGFRVWGNKPGKPLTEIEIPQELLFPQNYADGRISAFIRVVDQWVQGIETHQEITPSLREGVYSQLLMDLSHESHKTASWVDVPNLAEFLD